A window from Falco naumanni isolate bFalNau1 chromosome 3, bFalNau1.pat, whole genome shotgun sequence encodes these proteins:
- the ALDH5A1 gene encoding succinate-semialdehyde dehydrogenase, mitochondrial — protein sequence MAGLLPGRAAAARRRLLLVPPPAPAPAPARGGSWALPAGLVRRGGLVGGRWVEAAGAFPVRDPASGAELCRVTDCGAAEAREAVRAAHRAGAAWGRLPAKERSRLLRRWYELVVENREELARIITAENGKPLKEAQGEILYSASFLEWFAEEARRVYGDVIPASAKDRRILVLKQPVGVAAIITPWNFPSAMITRKVGAALAAGCTVVVKPAEDTPLSALALGELANQAGIPAGVYNVVPCSREQTPVVGEVLCTDPLVAKISFTGSTATGKILLKHAAGTVKRVSMELGGHAPFIVFDSANVEHAVAGALASKYRNSGQTCVCTNRFLVQKGIHDQFVEKFAEAIERELHVGSGFDAKTTQGPLINEKAVEKVERHINDAVSQGASVVTGGKRHSLGKNFFEPTLLSNVTTKMLCTQEETFGPLAPVIKFETEAEAIAIANAANVGLAGYFYSQDPAQIWRVAEQLEVGMVGVNEGIISAVESPFGGVKESGLGREGSKYGIDEYLEIKYVCFGGL from the exons ATGGCGGGCCTgctgccgggccgggctgccgccgcccgccgccgcctgctCCTCGtccccccgccggccccggccccggccccggcgcggggcggcagctgggcgctccccgccggccTGGTGCGCCGGGGCGGGCTGGTGGGCGGCCGCTGGGTGGAGGCTGCCGGCGCCTTCCCGGTGCGGGACCCGGCCAGCGGCGCGGAGCTGTGCAGGGTGACCGACTGCGGGGCGGCCGAGGCGCGGGAGGCCGTGCGGGCCGCGCACCGGGCCGGCGCCGCCTGGGGCCGCCTCCCCGCCAAG GAGAGGAGCCGGCTGCTGCGGCGGTGGTACGAGCTGGTGGTGGAGAACCGGGAGGAGCTGGCGCGGATCATAACGGCGGAGAAC GGGAAGCCTCTGAAAGAAGCACAGGGTGAAATCCTGTATTCTGCCTCGTTTCTGGAGTGGTTTGCAGAGGAAGCTCGCCGGGTTTATGGTGATGTCATTCCAGCATCTGCGAAAGACAGAAGAATCCTGGTGCTGAAGCAGCCAGTAGGAGTGGCAGCCATTATAACCCCA TGGAATTTCCCCAGCGCTATGATTACCCGGAAGGTTggtgcagctctggcagctggcTGTACGGTGGTGGTGAAACCTGCAGAGGACACACCTTTATCAGCATTAGCTCTTGGGGAG CTTGCAAACCAGGCTGGAATTCCAGCGGGAGTGTATAATGTTGTTCCTTGTTCCAGAGAACAGACACCGGTTGTAGGGGAGGTTCTGTGCACTGACCCATTGGTAGCCAAAATATCTTTTACTGGCTCTACAGCAACAGGAAAG ATACTGCTGAAACATGCAGCTGGCACTGTGAAGCGAGTTTCCATGGAGCTTGGAGGACACGCTCCTTTTATAGTGTTTGACAGCGCCAACGTGGAGCATGCTGTTGCAGGAGCCCTTGCTTCCAAGTATAGAAACTCGGGGCAG accTGTGTTTGCACTAACCGTTTCCTAGTACAAAAGGGAATTCATGACCAATTTGTGGAAAAGTTTGCAGAAGCTATAGAGAGAGAACTACACGTTGGAAGTGGATTTGATGCAAAAACTACCCAAGGGCCACTGATTAATGAAAAAGCAGTGGAGAag GTAGAGAGACACATAAATGATGCAGTTTCTCAAGGAGCATCTGTTGTGACTGGAGGGAAACGACACAGCTTGGGGAAGAACTTCTTTGAGCCAACATTACTTAGTAATGTTAcaacaaaaatgctttgtacCCAAGAGGAGACATTTGGCCCTTTAGCACCAGTTATCAA ATTTGAGACTGAAGCAGAAGCTATTGCTATAGCGAACGCAGCTAATGTGGGTTTAGCAG GATATTTCTACTCCCAAGATCCAGCCCAGATCTGGAGAGTTGCAGAACAGCTGGAAGTTGGAATGGTTGGTGTTAATGAAGGCATAATCTCAGCAGTGGAGAGTCCTTTTGGTGGGGTAAAGGAGTCTGGCTTAGGGCGAGAAGGTTCAAAATATGGCATTGATGAAtacttagaaataaaatatgtctGCTTTGGAGGCTtataa